The Acanthochromis polyacanthus isolate Apoly-LR-REF ecotype Palm Island chromosome 2, KAUST_Apoly_ChrSc, whole genome shotgun sequence genome contains a region encoding:
- the cplx3b gene encoding complexin-3b, which produces MAFMVKHMVGGQLKNLTGGLTEEKPEGEKSEAAAQGMTQEEFEQYQQQLEEEKKEREAEFAQKKAERATVRSHFREKYRLPKNEVDETQIQQAGDDVVLPTELAKMIAEDNQEETHKQSVLGQLSNIQNVDMDQLKDKAQATLEDLKKQTENCSLM; this is translated from the exons ATGGCTTTCATGGTGAAACACATGGTGGGAGGACAGCTGAAGAACCTGACAGGCGGACTGACGGAGGAGAAACCCGAAGGGGAGAAATCAGAAGCCGCCGCGCAGGGGATGACTCAAGAGGAATTTGAACAATATCAGCAACAGTTAGAGGAGGAAAA AAAGGAACGAGAAGCTGAATTTGCCCAGAAGAAAGCTGAGAGGGCCACAGTTAGAAGTCATTTCCGGGAAAAGTACAGACTACCAAAG AACGAGGTAGATGAGACCCAGATCCAGCAGGCAGGGGACGACGTGGTGTTACCCACGGAGCTGGCCAAGATGATCGCTGAGGACAACCAGGAGGAAACACACAAGCAGTCGGTGCTGGGTCAGCTGTCCAACATCCAGAACGTGGACATGGACCAGCTGAAAGACAAAGCCCAGGCCACACTGGAAGACCTCAAAAAGCAGACGGAAAATTGTAGCCTCATGTGA